CACTCACCGGTCCAGAcggatttttttcctagcacTGGCTTCTCTGTacctcctctctccttcctgatAAATGGGAAAAGCACGTTAGGTTAAGAGCAAAAAGAAGGGTGTGGGGGAAAAATCCAATATATCCTTGGGGGGAGTGGGCAAAAACAGTGGTGAAAAGCCCCAGCACTCACTgtctgctgccctggctgtgctggaaggGGTGGATAGTGATTAACTGGGAGCTATTTCAGCATTCCTGCTCTGATCAAGCAATGGGTGCTGGCACATTAGGAACAAACCCTCactgtggctgcagagctgcaaacaGCCAGTGAAACACAGATCGTGCCCTCCAGCATGTGCAAACAGCccctcccagggaaaaaaaacaacaaacaaaccaaaaatcagCTTATTTCAAATAAAGCAAGAATGCAGTGCTTTAAAGCAGGTGGAAAGGTGGTTtcaggcagcccagctctggcccTGAGATGCTCTCCTGCAGGGTGGGAAGGAAAGCCCAGTTTTAAGGTGTGAAAACAACCAGGACGAGCCAAGGGGAAGCTGATCTCTGATGTGCCCTGAGGCAGAAGGGTGTTTGTTTCACCTTCCCCAGCCTGCTCGGGTGACGGATTTTGTCAAATATTTGGATCGGAGCAAAATTATGGATGAGGTTGAAAGGTAAAAACAACCTGAGAGGTGGCATCCTTTTCCCTGAATTACAGAAAAGTGAAGCCCAAATCTGCAAGCTGAGCTTTGCATGGAGAATCCATCCCTGTCTCTGCACAGGCAAGTGCTTTATCTCATTACCAGTTACACCCAGCAACCAATTTCTTTCCCTGGCTATCGAGCAGTTTCATCTCCACCATCACcaaactgcttttgttttgccgTGAACCCGAGAGCTTTTCAGGGCTAAGCAGGATTCCCAGGGGCTCTGTGCCAGCACAGCAAGGAGAAGCCAGCCCTGCCCATCCTTACCCCTGGCTCAGGTGCCACCATGGGCAAGCTGCAGGGCCGACCCTCCTGGTCCAGCACCACGAAGGTCATGAAGGCGCTGTTGATGTGCCTCCTGCTGCTAGACATCTCCTGCCCGTAGGCCTCAGCGCAGACCCCCACCTCCATGCTTGagtggagagaagaaaaagaagaggtttggttgcagggaggcagcaggaagggtGAGGTGGGGACCCCTTGCTGCTGGCACCCACCTGTTTTTGAAGGAGTTGTTGACGATGGCTTTGAGCACCAGGCGGTCCCCGACCTGGGACGGTCCCCGAAAGTGGAACATCTCGATGGTCTGCAGAGTGGGGTGGGCATGGCACAGAcggctgcagggagcaggcatTAAGCCCTGGGCATagcaccccagcagccccaggaaccccccccccccaacataGCCTAGAGCTGAGGAGATCCTCAAAAATGTCAGCCCTGGATTTCAGCTGTCaaaatcagccaggttggaagggatctctgagatcatcaaggCCAAGGATTGATCCACTACCCCCGTGGTTACTAGAAGGGACAATAAGGAGACTGGGCTGAGTGTGAACCATTCCCTGGGGTCCTCCAGCACCAGGCACCCATGGAACTCCCTGCATGGCATCATCCAAGGGTAATGTACTGGGAATGAGGCCCTTGGAGGGTCCCTACTGTGGCCTGACCTGGCCAGACACTGCCCTGTGGGCTCTGTGCCCTCTCCTGGCACACCAGatccatccccccccccaactccctTTTGGGTCACCTGGCTGCAATGGTGGCCACATTCTCCATCCAGGCCATGATCTGTCCCCCAAAGGTGTTGCCCTGATGGTTGGCATGTGGGGGCAGCACCAGCTCCACGCTCTCCACCCGTGTCTTCTCTGCTGGCACCGCCACGCTGCCATCCCGTGTCTCCAGCTCTGCcgtggggagagaagggggatCAATCAGCCAGCAGGACCCCAACACCTGGCACCCCAACAAccctcacctcctctccccacagccacccTCCCACTGCACCAACCCCCCCACAGCATCCAGGATGGTGGGGATGAGTCCCGTCCCTCCACGGGGAGGACGTTCCCAAACCTCCGTGGTGATGGCTGCTTTTCCCCACTGAGGAAGGGTGTCACCGGTGGGTATTGGGGCTATTTTGGGTCTGGAAGCCCAGGCTGTGGGACACGGTACCAGTTTCACGAGGGATGCGGGTGAGGAGGTCCTTGAGGGTGTCCTTGTGGGCCAAGCGCATGCGGCGGCGCTCGGCGGCGATGCTGTACTCgatcttctcctcctctgtctgAGGGACCACGGGCTTCAGCTTCACCTGCACGGGGGACAGGGGGCAAGAAGTCTTCCAGGACAGGTTGCATGAGGTTTGGAGccacctggtctagtggggaggtgtccctgcccatggtgatggatgagctttaaggccccttccaacccaacccatcctgattctatgaaatggcTCCTACACCCCAGCAGGGATCCCCCAGGAGGTGTCCTACAGCAGGGATGGGAACTGATGCCCAGGAGCCATCCCACAGAGACAGCCAAGAGGTACAttcctgccctccctctgcGCTCAGAGTGGGGCTGAGAGCCTCAGCACCCCCCCATGCACACAAATGGGTCAGTGATCCCTTGTCACACATACATGGGATAAGGGATTACGGCCCCAGTTGTGTGCAGAGAGCCCCAAAGCAATAGCACGTGCCATGATGGAAAGTCCAGATCACCTCATCCTTCCTCAGAGAGCCCATTTCCTTGCCACCTCTCCCCCCACCAAGCCCCCATAGCCACCAGCCACCACTCACCTTGGTGCCAAAATGTCCCTGTGCCACGAAAGTGGCAAATGCCTTGCAGATGCTCCAGTGCTTCCCACTGCACAGGTCCTCGTAGCTCACCTGGATGCCCACCTGGAATAGGGCACAGCACCCCTcagagccagctctgctcccccaggCACCCACAGCccaccaggcacagcaggagGGGCAGACATGGGGGACCCAAAGCTTGGGAGGATCTGGGAATTTTGCTTTTGGCCATGGTCAATGGTCACGTGTGGGTGGTGGGGACGGGCACACGGggtgggggacagggacagggttaGGATGTGAAGGTCAAGGGGAGACACACCAACCTCCATGCTGGAGTTAAAGGCTCGGTTCACTTTGGCTTTGATGTTGACAACTTGACcaacactgaaaaacagaaagaaagtgCACAGAGGTCACCAGGAGTGACATCCCACGGTTCTCCAGCCGATGTGCCACTGCTGAGCATCTCCCCACCATGGTAGCAGCTTTCTGGGACAGTGGGGACACACCAGGAtggccagcaggacaggggggACTGTCACCTTCAAGCCATGGGAGCCCATAAGTGTCCATCCCAGCAGTGAGATGTCACCCCTGAGCAGCTCTCTGCAAACAGGTCCCCATGTCTGGGGTGCTGCCAGGGCTCCTGGTGGGACAGAGGTGCCTGAAGCTTGCTTGGCACCCTCCCCATGCAGGCATGCATGCTCCTGCCAGAGCAaacagctcctccagcaccccaCGTGCCATCCTACACAACAGGGCACCCACAGGggccctgggctggcagcagcagcccaaaaACTGCAGGATCCTtgacctcctcctctccagggtCTCCCAGTGACAGACGCCTTAGGATACTGGGAGacagcaggaggcaggagctgagagGGGCATTTTGTGCCATCTCTCACATGAAACATCTGCTGGCAGCAAACTGCTCCTGCCCAGGAGCCTTCAGTGGGCTTCAGAGTACAGAAACTGCTCCAGTTCTGCAGCCTGACCTGCTCCAGACTGGTACCGGCTAAAGGAGCAAATGCAGCTTCTTGAGGACACTGACAGCAAACAGAGTCTTCATCAAATGCATCATTAAATCAGAAATATTCCTAAAGGAGATTGATGCCAGAAAAATCAGCAGGAAAGTCAGCCCTAGGAGTGCCACTGCGGGTCTGCTCCATAGGGGGATCAAACCCAGCAGCAAGGGAGAGCCAGCATGTGcttcatagaatggtttgggatggaaggaacCTTACAGATCATCCAATCCCAACCCcaatgccatgggcagggacacctcccaccagcccaggttgctccaagccccatccaacctgggctgagacacttccagggatggggcagccacagcttctctgggcaacctgctccagtgtcacagtggagaatttcttcctaacatctgaCCTAATctaccttttccttcctttggaaCCATAAGCTCCACCTTGACCCCAGGCACAACTTTTGGCTTCAACCAGCCACAATCTCATCTCCTACTCGCTGCGCTTTGCGCGTTGCctctggctggaggcagggatggCAGGAGGCTGGGATGGCTGCTTCCAGCTGTCCCCCCCCCAGggcacagcccccagccctgtgcccctCTGAGAGATGGCAGGAGGTTAGCAGGGTTAGGTGGTGGGCTCCATGCAGGCTCAGCAGGGTTAATGGATGCTCCCAACTCACGGCAGCGCTGCGTTAGGGCGGCTGCTCTAGGGCTGCAAACATCCGTACCAGACACCGCTCCTCCCGTCCCGCTGCCCAGGAGGGTTTGTGGACGCCTGGCTGGGGCgaaaagaaagagcaagatGGATGGAGAGGGTTAGAGAGGAAGGACAGAGTGGTGGCACGGAGAAGCTGGGCACTCCAGATGGGTTTGGCCAAGGGCAGGGGTCCACTGGCAGCCCCAGGTCTCTGGGTtacttccccccaaaaaataatttatcatccCTTTCCTTACCAAACGGGACCAGCTGGTGCAGTAAAAGCCCCACAAACCCAGGTGTCATCCTCCTGGGAGGATGCACTTCCACGTGGCTGAGGGATGGGGAGTATCTGATACTCAGTGGTGAGTTTTTAAGTCAGTGATTGTTTTGGGGTCTCCTCCCCAAGCACTCAtagccccttccttcccctggaGGGTCCTTCCCTCATGGTGGAAGGCTGGCAAGACAGCAAGAAGAGCTGGGTGAGGAGGAGAGCAGACAGCCAACAccaccctcagctccctctcccTCCAAACCACAGGAAAACCCTGCCAGGCCCCAGGTCTGGAGCATTAATCCAGCACACAGCAAGTGGGATCTGAGTCAGGAGCAGCACAAATCCCCTGACCCCCTGGAGTGGTGCCCAGCTCACCCCGAGGAGGGGCAAATGCTTTGCAGGGATTGGTTTAATGCTctgtggtggtgctggggtCCATCCTCCCATTCCCAAAACCCACAGGGGAAAGCTGGagctcctgggagctggagcaccCACAGCCAGGGACGTATGGATCCTATAGGCCACAACTTGCTCTGCCAGACCAgcctgtggccagcaggtccccagggaggggattttGGCAATGCTCAGCTTTGTGCATCTTGTGCCATGCAGGGAGGTCACACTTCTTCTGGCAGCCACCCCTATGGCTGCTGCAGGGTTTGCAAGATTTGTGTTTTCCAGAGCACCGACTCAAGAGTCATTCCTTAAACAAAgccagggaagagctggagtCAGGGGAAGTACTGGGAAGCCAACCCAGCAGGAGCTCTCCAGGCAACCAGACAGTGGATAAATCAGAGCAGAGAGTCACtccacagccccccagcacagccagagccTCAACCCCAGGGGCTGGCACTGccaccccatctcctcccctcccaaGCACGCTGCTGCCtatcccagctccagccctgccattCCCATTGTACCTGacagccaggaaaaaacccactgacCTTCCCCCACgcatgccccccccccccggcaaGCCCAGTATTTACCTAATAGTATGCTCAAAATAGATATCATCCATGGAAGCTGTGACGCAGGGGCAGCCGGCGTGTCtctcagctggaaggaaaaaacaaaaccccatcaGCTACCTGCAGCAGCACGACCAGCGTGCGAGGGCCACGTGTGCtccacagccccacagctctgTCACCCCGGGGCTGGTGACACCTGGTGAGGACCTGGCTGGTGTCCCTTTCTCTGctcgtcccccccccccaccttttGCAGGGTTTGGGGTTTCCCCGTGCTAGGTTTGCAGATGTTTTAAGGGTCTGGAGGGTGTGCTGTAAGGGGGAGGTACAGCTGCCCAGATGTTTGCCTttcccatccaacctgtcctccctggaagtgttccaggttggatggggcatGGAGCAAcctggaggtgtccctgcctgtggttGGAACTAAAtcatctttaaagtcccttctaacccagcCCAGTCCATGATCCTATGATCCCCCTGatgcttccagctgctgcagggatgctcaggcaGGCAACATCATCTCCCCACATGCAGCAAACATTTTAAAGCCATCTTGCTCTTCCAGCTTTCCTTTGGCACTCTGGGAACCTCCAAGTGCAAAATTTCCCTGGGAAGCTCATCCCACTGCAATATTGcacccctttcccccctctccccgtGCTCGGTGACCCACGGCACGCTCAGCAGGGTGAGCTTCTCACCCAGCAGAGGATCCGAGCCAtctttcccccaccccaaagATTCCAGGGATATCACCAACCAGGTCACCCCGTGCCCTGCGTACCGGGCCAGGAAAAGGGCAATGTTTTGGAAGAAGCAGACAGCAATTTTCATCTATCCCTGAGCAACCGTGCGTGCTGCAGTGCACGTCtcaaccccccccacccccccctcctctccccctgctcCATCTTCACTAATTACTCAGCAAAATGCCATGACGTGGGTCCCGAGCTGGCGTcagctccccagggatgctgctgatgGATCAGCACCTGGGGGGGGAGGCACCACCAGGTCCTTTCCCTCCCATCCCGCTGGGATTCAGGGTTGTGgtgggagagggatggggtgTACCAGAGAGGCAGGCAGTGGTGTCCATCCATTTGAGGAGCTGGCCGGTGCTGAGCTCGCCGCGGTGGTTGGTGTGGCAGGGCAGCACCAGTTGGCTCATCTGCACCTCCGTGGGGTTGCAGGGGGGCGAGGGGCTCGCCATGGCCCCCCACGTCTCCTCCCGttcccctggctcctgggcacGTGGTGGAGAGGTCGAGCCCTGGGAGGGGAGTAGGGGATGAGAGCTCCGTTGTACTCAAATGAGAGGAAAATCC
The genomic region above belongs to Heliangelus exortis chromosome 8, bHelExo1.hap1, whole genome shotgun sequence and contains:
- the ACOT11 gene encoding acyl-coenzyme A thioesterase 11 isoform X3, which translates into the protein MASPSPPCNPTEVQMSQLVLPCHTNHRGELSTGQLLKWMDTTACLSAERHAGCPCVTASMDDIYFEHTISVGQVVNIKAKVNRAFNSSMEVGIQVSYEDLCSGKHWSICKAFATFVAQGHFGTKVKLKPVVPQTEEEKIEYSIAAERRRMRLAHKDTLKDLLTRIPRETELETRDGSVAVPAEKTRVESVELVLPPHANHQGNTFGGQIMAWMENVATIAASRLCHAHPTLQTIEMFHFRGPSQVGDRLVLKAIVNNSFKNSMEVGVCAEAYGQEMSSSRRHINSAFMTFVVLDQEGRPCSLPMVAPEPGEGERRYREASARKKIRLDRKYVVSCKQTEVPLSVPWDQSNKVYLSYNNVSALKTLVAKANWTLAREKEKVRMYTLEEDKFLSFRIEMSVSISAGRAFSLLSDLRRRHEWDSHYASAELVQQVDNDDMIYHVVSQTLSCENKPQDFVILASRRKPCSRGDPYVVAFRSVTLPTHPASDVFTRGETLCSGFCIWPESEEMSKVAYYNQATPGYLNYVTTNVVGLSSNFCATFEACEKFLLKNKEDLIMRLQNLQSLGISAD
- the ACOT11 gene encoding acyl-coenzyme A thioesterase 11 isoform X2, whose amino-acid sequence is MLSFFWLRCLIKMVKGDFVAPEEILSFCCNGLQGSTSPPRAQEPGEREETWGAMASPSPPCNPTEVQMSQLVLPCHTNHRGELSTGQLLKWMDTTACLSAERHAGCPCVTASMDDIYFEHTISVGQVVNIKAKVNRAFNSSMEVGIQVSYEDLCSGKHWSICKAFATFVAQGHFGTKVKLKPVVPQTEEEKIEYSIAAERRRMRLAHKDTLKDLLTRIPRETELETRDGSVAVPAEKTRVESVELVLPPHANHQGNTFGGQIMAWMENVATIAASRLCHAHPTLQTIEMFHFRGPSQVGDRLVLKAIVNNSFKNSMEVGVCAEAYGQEMSSSRRHINSAFMTFVVLDQEGRPCSLPMVAPEPGEGERRYREASARKKIRLDRKYVVSCKQTEVPLSVPWDQSNKVYLSYNNVSALKTLVAKANWTLAREKEKVRMYTLEEDKFLSFRIEMSVSISAGRAFSLLSDLRRRHEWDSHYASAELVQQVDNDDMIYHVVSQTLSCENKPQDFVILASRRKPCSRGDPYVVAFRSVTLPTHPASDVFTRGETLCSGFCIWPESEEMSKVAYYNQATPGYLNYVTTNVVGLSSNFCATFEACEKFLLKNKEDLIMRLQNLQSLGISAD
- the ACOT11 gene encoding acyl-coenzyme A thioesterase 11 isoform X1, whose amino-acid sequence is MLSFFWLRCLIKMVKGDFVAPEEILSFCCNGLQGSTSPPRAQEPGEREETWGAMASPSPPCNPTEVQMSQLVLPCHTNHRGELSTGQLLKWMDTTACLSAERHAGCPCVTASMDDIYFEHTISQASTNPPGQRDGRSGVCVGQVVNIKAKVNRAFNSSMEVGIQVSYEDLCSGKHWSICKAFATFVAQGHFGTKVKLKPVVPQTEEEKIEYSIAAERRRMRLAHKDTLKDLLTRIPRETELETRDGSVAVPAEKTRVESVELVLPPHANHQGNTFGGQIMAWMENVATIAASRLCHAHPTLQTIEMFHFRGPSQVGDRLVLKAIVNNSFKNSMEVGVCAEAYGQEMSSSRRHINSAFMTFVVLDQEGRPCSLPMVAPEPGEGERRYREASARKKIRLDRKYVVSCKQTEVPLSVPWDQSNKVYLSYNNVSALKTLVAKANWTLAREKEKVRMYTLEEDKFLSFRIEMSVSISAGRAFSLLSDLRRRHEWDSHYASAELVQQVDNDDMIYHVVSQTLSCENKPQDFVILASRRKPCSRGDPYVVAFRSVTLPTHPASDVFTRGETLCSGFCIWPESEEMSKVAYYNQATPGYLNYVTTNVVGLSSNFCATFEACEKFLLKNKEDLIMRLQNLQSLGISAD